The genomic DNA AGCGGAGAGGGGTTTTCCGCAAGGGTCCGCGCCGTACCCGTCGCTGGGGACGGCCGTGGGGGTTCACGGTGAGGGTGTGTATGGTGTGGCTGTCGGTGCCGAGCGCGCACCGGTTGACTGCACACCGCCGGGGGGGCGCGGGTCGATACGTGCGTCCCTCTCTGTTCGAATCGCAAGGAGTCTGGTTGTCAGGCGCGAAGAAACTGGTCATCGTCGAGTCGCCGACCAAGATGAAGTCGATCGCCCAGTATCTGGGCGACGGCTACACGGTGCTGTCGTCGGTCGGCCACATCCGCGACCTCATCGAGCCGAAGAACCTGCCCGCCGAGGTGAAGAAGCGCGGCGGCGGCCTCGCGAAGTTCTCGGTCGACGTCGACAACGGCTTCGAGCCGTACTACGTCGTCAGCGACTCGAAGAAGAAGACGGTCGCCGAACTCAAGCGCGCGCTGAAGGACGCCGACGAACTCCTGCTCGCCACCGATGAAGACCGCGAGGGCGAGGCCATCGCGTGGCATCTGCTGCAGGAGCTGAAGCCCAAAGTGCCGGTGCGTCGCATGGTGTTCCACGAGATCACGAAGGACGCGATCCTCGCCGCGAAGGACCACACCCGCGAGCTCGACACCTCGCTCGTCGACGCGCAGGAGACCCGCCGCATCCTCGACCGTCTCTACGGCTACGAGGTCTCGCCGGTGCTCTGGCGCAAGGTCGGCCCCGGCCTCTCGGCGGGCCGCGTGCAGTCGGCCGCGACTCGACTCGTCGTCGACCGCGAGCGCGAGCGGCTCGCGTTCGTCGCGGCATCCTATTGGGATCTGGTCGGCACCTTCACGAGCACGGATGCCTCGTTCCAGGCGAAGCTCGTGCGCCTCGACGGCGACCGGGTCGCGACCGGCCGCGACTTCGACGACCGCGGGCGGCTGAAGAGCCGTGCCGCCGTGCTCGACGAGGCGACCGCGACCGCGCTGGCCGCGGCACTGCGCGACGACACCGTCGCCAAGCGCGTCTCGAAGCTCGAGCAGAAGCCGTACCGGCGCAGCCCGGCCGCGCCGTTCACCACCTCGACGCTGCAGCAGGAGGCCGCCCGCAAGCTGCGCCTGAGCGCCAAGGACACCATGCGCGTGGCGCAGTCGCTCTACGAGAACGGCTACATCACCTATATGCGCACCGACTCGAACTCGCTGTCGAAGCAGGCGATCGCCGCGGCGCGGACGCAGGCCTCGAAGCTGTACGGGCCCGACACGGTGCCCGACAAGCCCCGCAGCTACGCGAGCCGCTCGAAGAACGCGCAGGAGGCGCACGAGGCGATCCGCCCGTCGGGCGAGGTCTTCCGCACCCCGGCCGAGGTGGAGGGCCAGCTGCGCGGCAGCGAGTTCCGGCTCTACGACCTGATCTGGAAGCGCACCATCGCCTCGCAGATGGCGGATGCCACGGGCCACACCGCGACCGTCACCCTCGAGGTCGGACCGACGGCGGCGGACGCCCCGGCACCCGCCGAGCCGACCGCGAAGGTCGGCGGCGCGCTCGCCGAGTTCACGGCGAGCGGCACCGTGATCACGTTCCGCGGGTTCCTCGCCGCCTATGAAGAGGGACACGACGAGGAGCGCAACGCCGAGGACGCCCCGGGCGACGCCCGGCTGCCCGCGCTCGCCGAGGGGCAGGCCGTGGGCCTGGCCGAACTCGAGGCGAAGGGCCACGAGACGACGCCGCCGCCGCGGTTCACCGAGGCGAGCCTCGTGAAGCGTCTCGAAGAGCTCGGCATCGGCCGCCCGTCGACGTTCGCGTCGATCATCTCGACCATCCTCGACCGCGGGTACGTCACCCTGCGCGGCCAGGCCCTCGTGCCGAGCTTCGTCGCGTTCTCGGTCGTGCGGCTGCTCGAGGAGCACTTCGGCGATCTGGTCGAGTACGACTTCACCGCCGAGATGGAGGACGACCTCGACCGCATCGCCTCGGGCGAGGCCGACCGGGTCGACTGGCTGAACCAGTTCTACTTCGGCGGCGACAAGCACCGGGGCCTGCGCCAGGTCGTCGACAACCTCGGCGACATCGACGCGCGCGAGATCAACTCGGTGCAGGTGGCGCCCGACATCACGCTGCGCATCGGCAAGTACGGGCCCTACCTCGAGGCGGTCGACCCCGAGGCCGCGACCGACGCCGCGCCGCGCCGCGTGAACCTGCCCGAGGGGCTCGCGCCCGACGAGCTCACGGCCGAGAAGGCGCGCGAACTCGTCGACGCGCCCGTCGTCGGCGACCGGGTGCTCGGCCTCAACCCCGCGAACGGCAAGCAGGTCGTCGTGAAGGACGGCCGGTTCGGGCCGTACGTCACCGAGGTCGAGCCCGAGGCATCCGCGCCCGAAGCAGGCTCGGCCGAGGCATCCGTCGACCCGGCCACCGGCGAGGTGATCGCCCTTCGACAGGCTCAGGAACCGCCTGCCAAGGCCAAGAAGGCCGCGAAGAAGGCGCCAGCCGAGAAGCCCCGCACCGCGTCGCTCTTCAAGAGCATGCAGGTCGAGACGGTCGACTTCGAGACCGCGCTGAAGCTGCTCGACCTGCCGCGCGTCGTCGGCGTCGACGCCGAGTCCGGCGCCGAGATCACCGCGCAGAACGGCCGGTACGGGCCGTACCTGAAGAAGGGCACCGACACGCGCACGCTGCCGAGCGAGGACGCGATCTTCGAGATCGACCTGGCGGGCGCGCAGGAACTGTTCGCCCAGCCGAAGTACGGTGCCCGCCGAGCGTCCAGCGCCCTGAAGGAGTTCGACGCCGACCCGGTCAGCGGTAAGCCGATCAAGGTGAAGGACGGCCGGTTCGGCCCGTACGTCACCGACGGCGAGACGAACGCGACCATCCCGCGGGCCGAGTCGGTCGAGGACATCACCTTCGAGCGCGCCGTCGAACTGCTGCAGCTCAAGCGCGACAAGGGGCCCGCCAAACCGCGCGCCAAGCGCACGACCACGGCGAAGAAGGCTCCGGCGAAGAAGGCGCCCGCCAAGAAGAGCACCACGTGAGCCGCGGGCTGTTCATCACCCTCGAGGGCGGCGACGGCTCGGGCAAGACGACGCAGGCCGGCCTGCTCGAAGCGTGGCTGCAGGGTCTCGGCCGC from Agromyces larvae includes the following:
- the topA gene encoding type I DNA topoisomerase, which codes for MSGAKKLVIVESPTKMKSIAQYLGDGYTVLSSVGHIRDLIEPKNLPAEVKKRGGGLAKFSVDVDNGFEPYYVVSDSKKKTVAELKRALKDADELLLATDEDREGEAIAWHLLQELKPKVPVRRMVFHEITKDAILAAKDHTRELDTSLVDAQETRRILDRLYGYEVSPVLWRKVGPGLSAGRVQSAATRLVVDRERERLAFVAASYWDLVGTFTSTDASFQAKLVRLDGDRVATGRDFDDRGRLKSRAAVLDEATATALAAALRDDTVAKRVSKLEQKPYRRSPAAPFTTSTLQQEAARKLRLSAKDTMRVAQSLYENGYITYMRTDSNSLSKQAIAAARTQASKLYGPDTVPDKPRSYASRSKNAQEAHEAIRPSGEVFRTPAEVEGQLRGSEFRLYDLIWKRTIASQMADATGHTATVTLEVGPTAADAPAPAEPTAKVGGALAEFTASGTVITFRGFLAAYEEGHDEERNAEDAPGDARLPALAEGQAVGLAELEAKGHETTPPPRFTEASLVKRLEELGIGRPSTFASIISTILDRGYVTLRGQALVPSFVAFSVVRLLEEHFGDLVEYDFTAEMEDDLDRIASGEADRVDWLNQFYFGGDKHRGLRQVVDNLGDIDAREINSVQVAPDITLRIGKYGPYLEAVDPEAATDAAPRRVNLPEGLAPDELTAEKARELVDAPVVGDRVLGLNPANGKQVVVKDGRFGPYVTEVEPEASAPEAGSAEASVDPATGEVIALRQAQEPPAKAKKAAKKAPAEKPRTASLFKSMQVETVDFETALKLLDLPRVVGVDAESGAEITAQNGRYGPYLKKGTDTRTLPSEDAIFEIDLAGAQELFAQPKYGARRASSALKEFDADPVSGKPIKVKDGRFGPYVTDGETNATIPRAESVEDITFERAVELLQLKRDKGPAKPRAKRTTTAKKAPAKKAPAKKSTT